The following are from one region of the Cytobacillus firmus genome:
- a CDS encoding lysylphosphatidylglycerol synthase domain-containing protein, with translation MFKQKTIITLAKLLVPLFILLFVMLEAKGIFTDFNWALLELYIERLTVRRIFFILLLGLAALFPMYFYDEILQRLFRIRVPKKKLVFYSLSANAFSNFIGLGGVAGATLRSYFYKDYLTGSTPYIKIIAKLSLFYLTGLSILSWVVLFTDLHLYDDVKLIKLAVWAVAAYTPLLLGVYFFKSSFWNTKHIKKGFAGELLTVSLLEWLFIIICIWGIARALEVSIPFFVLFPIVIISACAGIASMIPGGIGSFDFVFLIGLESQGVPSELGLLILMFYRLSYYIVPVFIGTPFIMNQIWNNGLPKNSFKM, from the coding sequence TTGTTCAAACAAAAAACAATTATCACGCTTGCCAAACTCCTTGTACCCTTATTCATTTTGCTGTTTGTCATGCTTGAAGCAAAAGGGATATTCACTGATTTTAATTGGGCTCTCCTTGAGCTTTATATTGAACGGCTAACCGTCCGCCGAATATTTTTTATCCTTTTATTGGGACTGGCTGCACTTTTTCCAATGTATTTTTATGATGAAATATTGCAAAGACTGTTCAGAATAAGGGTTCCTAAAAAAAAGCTTGTATTTTATTCTTTATCTGCTAACGCATTCTCTAACTTTATCGGACTGGGAGGTGTGGCAGGAGCTACACTCAGGTCCTATTTTTATAAAGATTACCTGACAGGCAGTACACCGTATATCAAAATAATTGCCAAGCTGTCACTTTTTTACCTTACAGGCTTGTCTATATTATCATGGGTTGTCCTATTTACCGATTTACATTTGTATGATGATGTAAAGCTTATAAAGCTCGCAGTCTGGGCTGTCGCTGCTTACACACCGCTGCTGCTGGGCGTTTACTTTTTTAAGTCGTCATTTTGGAATACAAAGCATATCAAGAAGGGGTTTGCAGGGGAACTGCTGACGGTTTCATTACTGGAGTGGCTGTTTATTATCATATGTATCTGGGGAATTGCCAGAGCCCTTGAAGTATCGATTCCATTTTTTGTTTTGTTTCCGATTGTCATCATCTCTGCTTGTGCCGGTATTGCGAGTATGATACCAGGCGGAATAGGATCCTTTGACTTTGTATTTTTAATTGGACTGGAATCCCAGGGTGTCCCATCAGAACTGGGGCTTTTGATTCTCATGTTCTATCGTCTCAGCTATTATATTGTTCCTGTGTTTATCGGCACACCCTTTATCATGAATCAGATTTGGAATAACGGATTGCCAAAAAACAGCTTTAAAATGTAA
- the nadE gene encoding ammonia-dependent NAD(+) synthetase, producing MNRQKEIMEDLNVNPVIDPKEEIKNRIQFLKDYLVKSNAKGYVLGISGGQDSTLAGRLAQLAVEEMRNEGKEATFMAVRLPYGVQQDEEDAQLALSFIQADREVVFNIKNAVDEVQTEYDRILPEEPLKDFHKGNVKARMRMIAQYAVGGQYGLLVVGTDHAAEAVTGFYTKYGDGGADVLPLSGLTKRQGKALLKELGAEERLYLKVPTADLLDQKPGQADETELGISYDELDDYLEGKSVSPEAAEKIEKRYIVSQHKRQMPASMHDNWWK from the coding sequence ATGAATAGGCAAAAAGAAATTATGGAAGATTTAAATGTGAATCCAGTAATCGATCCAAAAGAAGAGATAAAAAACAGAATTCAGTTTTTAAAGGATTACCTTGTTAAATCGAATGCCAAAGGGTATGTACTTGGCATAAGTGGGGGCCAGGATTCCACTCTCGCCGGAAGACTTGCGCAGCTCGCCGTTGAAGAAATGCGAAATGAAGGCAAAGAGGCAACTTTCATGGCAGTCCGCCTGCCATATGGTGTACAGCAGGATGAAGAGGATGCACAGCTGGCGCTTTCTTTTATTCAGGCTGACCGTGAAGTTGTATTTAACATTAAAAATGCAGTGGATGAAGTACAAACCGAATATGATCGTATATTGCCGGAGGAACCTTTAAAGGATTTTCATAAAGGCAATGTGAAAGCCCGCATGAGAATGATCGCCCAATATGCAGTTGGCGGCCAATACGGCCTGCTGGTTGTCGGGACGGATCATGCAGCAGAAGCAGTGACAGGATTCTACACAAAATATGGTGATGGCGGAGCAGACGTCCTGCCATTATCCGGACTGACTAAAAGACAGGGAAAGGCATTGCTTAAAGAGCTTGGGGCAGAAGAAAGACTTTACTTAAAAGTGCCGACTGCCGATCTTCTGGACCAAAAACCCGGACAGGCTGATGAAACGGAACTGGGTATTTCATACGATGAATTGGATGACTACCTTGAAGGAAAATCAGTAAGTCCGGAAGCCGCAGAGAAGATTGAAAAACGTTACATCGTTTCCCAACATAAACGCCAGATGCCTGCATCCATGCACGATAACTGGTGGAAATAA
- a CDS encoding VOC family protein — protein MQGAKLYEAHLNSSNLERSIKFYENLGFKVAYTTEDRKAAFFFLGENKENMLGIWETKDTPIRRNHIAFSVSPEKLRGIIPFLTGKEIEVRESFGLSPAEPIVHTWMPAASVYFYDPDGHSLEYIAVLEGRKNHT, from the coding sequence ATGCAGGGAGCAAAATTATATGAAGCACATCTAAACTCAAGCAATTTGGAAAGAAGCATCAAATTTTATGAAAACCTCGGCTTTAAAGTTGCTTACACAACAGAAGACAGGAAAGCAGCATTTTTCTTTCTGGGTGAAAATAAAGAGAACATGCTGGGCATCTGGGAAACAAAAGACACCCCAATAAGGAGAAATCATATAGCCTTTTCTGTTTCGCCTGAGAAGCTCCGGGGAATTATTCCGTTTTTAACCGGAAAAGAGATCGAGGTCAGGGAAAGCTTTGGCCTATCACCGGCAGAACCAATTGTCCATACATGGATGCCGGCTGCTTCAGTCTATTTTTATGATCCGGACGGCCACTCATTAGAATATATCGCTGTCTTGGAGGGGAGGAAAAACCACACCTAA
- a CDS encoding glycoside hydrolase domain-containing protein — protein MERRGLLPFVVTAFFAVMISLFTFSLMDSKDAEPPKTETVPDGQSTNHDSDISNEVKNNIKGNKANVNNSIDNDLNNGEDSQIENNVTNDIEVNVDVNVTNTIKNKADKNQDSGQKDNEKENSSGGKGKENDQDGQSGDDEVVWGVDSASLTTSDLLSCVRENFGSPKVWGRYLGEKEGVSAGITPEEAELLQDNDIKLLVIWNRFNDATGLENGQSEARAAVQLAKELGIPEGVAIFADIEPNYPVDSSFIKGWYQAMSESPYEPGIYGIFDKEKVLMKAFDQAAAENSPLLDNTFIWTAAPNKGITAKKQAPEYKPEAPENSLIAGWQYGIDAKACNIDTNLFNKDILDVLW, from the coding sequence ATGGAAAGACGGGGCCTTTTGCCTTTTGTTGTGACCGCATTTTTTGCCGTAATGATTTCACTCTTTACTTTTTCGCTTATGGATTCAAAGGATGCCGAGCCGCCAAAAACAGAGACCGTTCCGGATGGCCAGAGCACAAACCATGACAGTGATATCTCGAATGAAGTAAAAAATAATATTAAAGGCAATAAAGCCAATGTGAATAATTCAATTGACAACGATTTAAATAATGGTGAAGATAGTCAAATTGAAAATAATGTTACAAATGATATAGAGGTAAATGTTGATGTGAATGTAACCAATACGATAAAAAATAAAGCTGATAAAAACCAGGACTCCGGTCAAAAAGATAATGAAAAGGAAAATAGCAGCGGCGGTAAGGGTAAGGAAAATGACCAGGACGGCCAGTCAGGGGATGATGAAGTCGTTTGGGGTGTAGACTCGGCAAGTCTCACTACAAGCGACTTGCTTTCTTGTGTTCGTGAAAACTTTGGATCTCCTAAAGTATGGGGACGGTATTTAGGTGAAAAAGAAGGTGTATCAGCAGGCATTACACCCGAAGAGGCTGAACTGCTGCAGGACAATGATATTAAATTACTCGTGATATGGAATCGATTTAATGATGCAACAGGCCTTGAAAATGGACAGAGTGAAGCAAGAGCAGCTGTTCAATTGGCAAAGGAGCTGGGGATACCCGAGGGTGTCGCGATTTTTGCGGATATCGAGCCTAACTATCCTGTCGACTCTTCTTTTATAAAAGGCTGGTATCAAGCCATGTCGGAATCACCCTATGAACCTGGCATTTACGGGATTTTTGATAAGGAAAAGGTCCTGATGAAAGCTTTCGATCAGGCTGCTGCTGAAAACTCTCCCCTTCTTGATAACACATTTATATGGACTGCTGCGCCGAATAAAGGAATCACCGCTAAGAAACAGGCGCCTGAATATAAACCAGAAGCTCCGGAAAACTCACTGATTGCAGGCTGGCAGTATGGAATTGATGCGAAGGCATGCAATATCGATACAAACTTATTTAACAAAGACATTTTGGATGTTCTTTGGTGA
- a CDS encoding YhcN/YlaJ family sporulation lipoprotein, whose product MIKHKFLMAGALSAALLAGCATNDTDMNETAQRNRDLTEPTKVNDSSYGENGRTTEPGIDLTRTGTDNDNQNDSPRMKVADKAANKITSIPEVESANVIVTDNNAYVAARLKDGNGELTKDVEGKISDQVKAVDQDIDNVYVSVNPDFYDRMTGYTEDIRAGHPVAGFFDEFTQTVRRIFPTQR is encoded by the coding sequence ATGATTAAGCATAAATTTTTGATGGCAGGAGCACTGTCAGCTGCATTGCTTGCAGGCTGTGCCACGAATGATACTGATATGAATGAAACAGCTCAGAGAAACAGAGACCTGACAGAGCCGACTAAAGTGAACGACAGCAGCTATGGAGAAAATGGACGCACCACTGAGCCGGGGATTGATCTTACCCGCACGGGAACGGACAATGATAATCAAAATGATTCTCCGAGAATGAAGGTTGCTGATAAAGCTGCCAATAAAATTACCTCTATACCAGAGGTTGAGTCTGCGAATGTCATCGTAACAGACAATAATGCCTATGTGGCCGCAAGGTTAAAAGATGGAAATGGGGAATTGACTAAGGATGTCGAGGGGAAGATTTCAGATCAGGTTAAAGCCGTCGATCAGGACATCGATAACGTATATGTTTCTGTTAACCCCGACTTTTATGACCGAATGACAGGATACACAGAGGACATTCGGGCAGGTCATCCAGTAGCAGGATTTTTTGATGAATTTACGCAAACTGTGCGCAGAATTTTTCCGACACAAAGGTAA
- a CDS encoding gamma-glutamylcyclotransferase yields MTTQKLFVYGTLRMHETNHFVLKGSPCIAEQAWVYGELFDTGLGYPSMKPSLDQKVYGELYEVHLDHFSDLDDLEDYIPGRKDNLYDRVEQTVHTDNGEVNALVYVSSRDDLLAEPILHGDWKLYQLMKDKPEKNYYFAYGSCMDDERFCVAKVDHHFKTIVGGGILAGYSMQYLFSRDDGGRADIIENGGVTEGVLYELPFEAVEYLFQREGFYGQWYRPAFVNVQAGSKLYKNVLTFHVYNKKGELPPPDHYALEILRGARGRVSDDYYKKLEQQLEKLGVKIRLDA; encoded by the coding sequence ATGACTACACAGAAATTGTTTGTATATGGAACCTTAAGAATGCATGAAACAAATCACTTTGTTCTAAAAGGAAGTCCCTGCATTGCCGAGCAGGCATGGGTATACGGAGAATTATTTGATACGGGACTGGGCTATCCATCTATGAAACCATCACTTGACCAAAAAGTGTATGGCGAGCTTTATGAAGTGCATTTGGATCATTTTTCCGATCTGGATGATTTGGAAGATTATATCCCGGGCAGAAAAGACAACTTATACGACAGGGTAGAACAGACTGTCCATACGGATAATGGAGAAGTAAATGCACTTGTATATGTATCCTCAAGGGATGACCTGCTTGCAGAACCAATCCTTCACGGAGATTGGAAGCTATACCAGCTTATGAAGGATAAGCCGGAGAAGAACTATTATTTTGCTTACGGATCCTGTATGGATGATGAACGATTTTGCGTGGCCAAGGTAGATCACCATTTCAAAACGATTGTAGGCGGGGGAATATTGGCCGGCTATTCAATGCAATACCTGTTTTCCAGAGATGATGGAGGAAGGGCAGATATTATTGAAAATGGCGGTGTTACTGAAGGCGTTTTATATGAACTCCCCTTTGAAGCTGTTGAATATCTGTTCCAAAGGGAAGGTTTTTACGGACAATGGTACCGTCCTGCCTTTGTAAATGTCCAGGCAGGGAGCAAATTGTACAAAAATGTCCTGACTTTCCATGTCTATAATAAAAAAGGGGAGCTGCCCCCGCCTGACCATTACGCTCTTGAAATTCTCCGTGGCGCAAGAGGAAGAGTAAGTGATGATTATTACAAAAAGCTCGAACAGCAGCTGGAAAAATTGGGAGTTAAGATTCGACTGGATGCATGA
- a CDS encoding DUF6501 family protein, producing the protein MIHLNWHERETLKKVKCVHTDAAKYIVNRALTAGNIYDVKNETEEFYFIVDNSGKVSGFYKDYFQDA; encoded by the coding sequence GTGATTCATTTAAATTGGCATGAACGCGAAACACTGAAAAAAGTAAAATGTGTGCACACTGATGCAGCAAAATACATTGTAAACCGGGCTTTAACAGCAGGGAATATCTATGATGTAAAAAATGAAACGGAAGAATTTTATTTCATTGTAGACAATTCCGGAAAAGTAAGCGGATTTTATAAAGACTACTTCCAGGATGCTTGA
- a CDS encoding nicotinate phosphoribosyltransferase has product MDREFADDSIALHTDLYQINMAQTYWEDNIHNRKAVFEVYFRKLPFGNGYGVFAGLERVIEYIENFRFTESDLLYLKNELNYADDFLDYLKNMTFSGTIKSMEEGELVFGNEPIMRVEAPLAEAQIVETALLNIINYQTLIATKATRIKEVIGDGTAMEFGSRRAQEMDAAIWGTRAAYIGGFDATSNVRAGKKFGIPAAGTHAHSFVQAYQDEYTAFKKYAQTHKDCVFLVDTYDTLKSGVPNAIKVAREMEGQINFKGIRLDSGDLAYLSKEARKMLDDAGFHDTKIIASNDLDEYTIINLKAQGAKIDIWGIGTKLITAYEQPALGAVYKLVSIENEDGKMTDTIKISGNPEKVTTPGLKRVYRIINKDNHKSEGDYIALDHENPQAEPKLKMFHPVHTFVSKFVTNFDARELHKVIFQEGKLTYKVPSLKKMQSFAKENLNVLWDEYRRSLNPEEYPVDLSQECWDNKMNMISQVKQNIKS; this is encoded by the coding sequence ATGGACAGGGAATTTGCGGATGACAGTATAGCTTTGCATACTGATTTGTACCAGATCAATATGGCGCAGACTTATTGGGAAGACAACATACATAATCGAAAAGCCGTTTTTGAAGTCTACTTTAGGAAGCTCCCTTTTGGGAATGGATATGGTGTTTTTGCAGGCCTTGAAAGGGTCATCGAGTATATTGAGAATTTCAGATTCACCGAAAGTGACCTGCTTTACTTAAAAAATGAATTGAATTATGCTGATGATTTCCTCGATTATCTGAAAAACATGACTTTTTCAGGAACCATTAAATCAATGGAAGAGGGAGAGCTTGTGTTTGGCAATGAGCCAATTATGCGTGTAGAAGCTCCGCTGGCAGAAGCCCAGATCGTGGAAACAGCACTATTAAATATTATAAATTACCAAACTTTGATTGCGACAAAAGCGACACGAATCAAAGAAGTGATTGGCGATGGGACCGCTATGGAATTTGGCTCCAGAAGGGCTCAGGAAATGGACGCAGCCATCTGGGGTACGCGAGCAGCCTATATTGGCGGCTTTGATGCCACTTCCAACGTAAGAGCTGGCAAGAAATTTGGCATTCCAGCTGCAGGGACACATGCCCATTCTTTTGTACAGGCATATCAGGACGAGTATACCGCTTTTAAGAAATATGCCCAAACCCATAAGGACTGTGTTTTTCTCGTCGATACGTATGACACGCTGAAATCCGGAGTCCCAAACGCCATTAAAGTGGCCCGGGAAATGGAAGGTCAAATTAACTTTAAAGGAATTAGACTGGATAGCGGGGACTTGGCGTATCTGTCCAAAGAAGCGAGAAAAATGCTGGATGATGCCGGTTTTCATGATACTAAGATTATTGCATCAAATGATCTGGATGAATACACCATCATTAACCTTAAAGCTCAAGGAGCGAAAATCGATATTTGGGGCATTGGCACAAAATTGATCACGGCTTATGAGCAGCCTGCATTAGGAGCTGTTTATAAACTCGTTTCAATCGAAAATGAAGATGGCAAGATGACTGACACAATCAAAATAAGCGGCAATCCGGAGAAAGTGACTACCCCAGGCCTGAAGAGAGTATATCGGATTATTAACAAAGACAACCATAAATCAGAGGGAGACTATATTGCGCTGGATCATGAAAATCCTCAAGCTGAACCAAAGCTTAAGATGTTCCATCCAGTTCACACGTTCGTAAGCAAATTCGTTACTAATTTTGATGCGAGAGAATTACATAAAGTGATTTTTCAGGAAGGGAAGCTCACCTACAAAGTTCCATCTTTAAAAAAGATGCAAAGCTTTGCAAAGGAAAATCTCAACGTATTATGGGACGAGTACCGCCGTTCTCTTAATCCGGAGGAATACCCGGTCGACCTGAGCCAGGAGTGCTGGGATAATAAAATGAACATGATCAGCCAGGTAAAACAAAATATAAAGAGCTGA
- the pflB gene encoding formate C-acetyltransferase yields the protein MERWNGFREGIWTREIDVRDFILKNFAPFSGDESFLESPTDATSLLWEKVMDLTKKEREQGGVLDMDTEIVSTITSHGPGYLDQDKEKIVGVQTDQPFKRSLQPFGGVRMAVAACEAYGYEASKDMEKIFTDYRKTHNQGVFDAYTDEMKLARKAGIITGLPDAYGRGRIIGDYRRVALYGTDRLIEAKKADLKSTTRVMTEENIRLREEISEQIRALKELKQLANSYGFDISKPAGNALEAFQWLYFAYLAAIKEQNGAAMSLGRVSTFLDIFIERDIKNGTLTEKEAQELVDHFVMKLRLVKFARTPDYNELFSGDPTWVTESIGGMALDGRPLVTKNSFRFLHTLRNLGPAPEPNLTVLWSAKLPENFKKYCARMSIETSSIQYENDDIMLPEYGDDYGIACCVSAMEIGKQMQFFGARANLAKALLYSINGGKDEILKDQVGPAYAPITSDILHYEEVMEKFDFMMEWLADLYINTLNIIHYMHDKYSYERIEMALHDSEILRTMATGIAGLSVAADSLSAIKYATVKAVRDENGIVVDFITEGDFPKYGNNDDRVDSIAIDLVERFMKKLRKHQTYRNSMHTMSILTITSNVVYGKKTGNTPDGRRTGEPFAPGANPMHGRDTKGTLASLSSVAKLPYKQALDGISNTFSIVPKALGKDDESRVRNLVSILDGYAIKSGHHLNVNVFNKETLLDAMEHPEEYPQLTIRVSGYAVNFIKLTKEQQLDVINRTFHESM from the coding sequence ATGGAAAGATGGAATGGCTTTAGAGAAGGCATTTGGACACGTGAAATTGATGTTAGAGATTTTATATTAAAGAATTTTGCACCTTTTTCCGGAGATGAATCATTTTTGGAAAGCCCGACAGATGCTACATCGTTATTATGGGAAAAAGTAATGGATCTCACTAAAAAAGAGCGGGAACAAGGCGGCGTGCTCGATATGGACACAGAAATCGTCTCTACTATTACCTCACATGGACCTGGTTATCTCGATCAAGATAAAGAAAAAATTGTAGGTGTTCAGACTGACCAGCCGTTTAAGCGCTCACTTCAGCCATTTGGCGGAGTCCGCATGGCTGTGGCTGCCTGTGAAGCATATGGCTATGAAGCCAGCAAAGATATGGAAAAAATATTTACGGACTACCGCAAAACACATAACCAGGGTGTGTTTGATGCCTATACTGATGAAATGAAACTCGCCCGTAAGGCCGGCATTATAACCGGTCTGCCTGATGCATATGGCCGGGGCAGGATTATCGGTGATTACCGCAGGGTTGCCCTTTATGGGACTGACCGCTTGATTGAAGCCAAAAAAGCGGATTTGAAATCAACCACACGTGTAATGACGGAAGAAAATATTCGATTGAGGGAAGAAATTTCAGAACAGATCAGAGCTCTGAAGGAACTGAAGCAGCTGGCAAACAGCTACGGTTTTGATATTTCTAAACCAGCAGGAAATGCTCTTGAAGCTTTCCAATGGCTGTATTTCGCTTATCTTGCCGCCATCAAGGAACAAAATGGTGCAGCTATGAGTCTTGGCCGTGTTTCCACTTTTCTTGATATTTTCATAGAAAGAGACATAAAGAACGGAACACTTACCGAGAAGGAAGCGCAGGAGCTTGTTGACCATTTTGTCATGAAGCTGCGCCTTGTAAAATTCGCAAGAACGCCTGACTATAATGAATTATTCAGCGGTGATCCTACATGGGTGACAGAATCCATAGGCGGCATGGCGCTTGATGGCCGTCCGCTTGTCACAAAGAATTCATTCCGCTTCCTTCATACCCTTAGAAATCTTGGTCCGGCTCCGGAACCAAACTTAACGGTTTTATGGTCCGCCAAGCTTCCTGAGAATTTTAAAAAATATTGTGCCAGGATGTCAATCGAAACAAGCTCAATCCAATACGAAAACGACGATATCATGCTTCCTGAGTATGGCGATGATTATGGAATCGCCTGCTGTGTTTCTGCAATGGAAATCGGAAAACAAATGCAGTTTTTCGGAGCAAGAGCCAACCTTGCAAAAGCTCTATTATATAGCATTAATGGCGGCAAAGATGAAATACTTAAGGATCAGGTCGGCCCGGCCTATGCCCCAATAACATCAGACATCCTTCATTATGAGGAAGTGATGGAGAAGTTTGATTTCATGATGGAATGGCTGGCAGACCTCTATATTAATACTTTGAATATCATTCATTACATGCATGATAAATATAGCTACGAACGAATCGAAATGGCACTGCATGACTCTGAAATTCTCAGAACAATGGCCACTGGCATCGCAGGTCTGAGTGTTGCGGCCGATTCCCTAAGTGCCATCAAATACGCAACCGTTAAAGCAGTCCGTGATGAGAATGGGATCGTGGTTGATTTTATAACAGAAGGAGATTTTCCGAAATACGGAAATAATGATGATCGCGTTGACAGCATCGCTATAGACCTTGTTGAACGGTTTATGAAAAAGCTCCGCAAGCACCAGACTTACAGAAACTCTATGCATACCATGTCGATCTTAACCATTACTTCAAATGTGGTATATGGCAAGAAAACTGGAAATACACCTGATGGAAGGCGTACCGGAGAGCCATTTGCGCCTGGTGCAAATCCAATGCACGGAAGAGATACGAAAGGAACGCTTGCGTCCCTGTCTTCTGTTGCAAAATTACCATACAAACAGGCGCTCGATGGCATCAGCAACACCTTCTCCATTGTCCCTAAAGCACTCGGAAAGGATGATGAAAGCCGTGTGCGCAATCTGGTATCCATACTCGATGGATATGCTATAAAATCCGGGCATCACTTAAATGTCAATGTATTTAACAAAGAAACACTTCTGGATGCCATGGAACATCCGGAGGAATATCCGCAGCTGACCATTAGGGTTTCAGGCTATGCAGTGAACTTCATTAAGCTGACTAAAGAGCAGCAGCTTGATGTAATAAATCGAACATTCCATGAATCCATGTAA
- the yidC gene encoding membrane protein insertase YidC yields MRKIKRLLAITMITILPIFLSACQAHGGQGTSFFHHYFVNPFALAIHGTAVFFHGNFGLAIIFITIMIRLILMPLMLKQYKNQSLMKEKMDKLKPELEKIQQKLKIAKKPEEQQKLQQEMFGLYQSHGVNPLNAAGCLPILIQMPILMGFYYAIRGNQEIAAHSFLWFNLGYSDIWITIIAGIVYYLQYRFTLSNMTAQTPKQMKFMGLMSPVMIMLVSLNAPAALPLYWTAGGLFLVFQSWLGRRLYNKNKTDHVQFMSES; encoded by the coding sequence ATGAGAAAAATAAAACGGTTGCTGGCCATTACTATGATCACTATATTGCCAATATTCTTATCTGCCTGTCAGGCACATGGAGGACAAGGAACAAGCTTTTTCCATCATTATTTTGTCAATCCGTTTGCATTGGCCATACATGGAACGGCTGTCTTCTTTCATGGTAATTTCGGACTGGCCATTATCTTCATTACTATCATGATCAGGCTGATATTAATGCCTTTAATGCTTAAACAATATAAAAATCAAAGCTTAATGAAAGAAAAAATGGATAAGTTAAAGCCTGAACTTGAAAAAATCCAGCAAAAACTGAAAATAGCGAAAAAACCGGAGGAGCAGCAAAAGCTGCAGCAGGAAATGTTCGGTTTGTATCAATCACACGGAGTGAATCCTTTGAATGCGGCGGGATGCCTTCCAATCTTAATTCAAATGCCCATTTTAATGGGGTTCTATTATGCCATTAGAGGAAATCAGGAAATTGCGGCACATTCATTTCTATGGTTTAATCTGGGTTATTCTGACATTTGGATCACGATCATTGCAGGAATAGTGTACTATCTTCAGTATCGGTTCACGCTTAGCAATATGACTGCGCAAACGCCAAAGCAAATGAAATTCATGGGTTTAATGTCTCCTGTAATGATTATGCTGGTTTCTTTAAATGCTCCTGCCGCTTTGCCGCTATACTGGACTGCGGGCGGATTGTTTTTAGTTTTTCAATCATGGCTTGGAAGAAGATTATATAACAAGAATAAAACTGATCATGTGCAGTTTATGTCAGAATCGTAA
- the pflA gene encoding pyruvate formate-lyase-activating protein, which produces MHGNIHSIETFGTVDGPGIRYVIFTQGCLLRCQFCHNADTWEIGTGKQMSVSEIMNDLQSYLPFFEASGGGITVSGGEPLLQLPFLIELFKECKKLGIHTAIDSSGGCYSSSPLFQTQLKELMSYTDLVLLDLKHIDREKHKKLTGLTNEHILQFARYLSDHQVPVWIRHVLVPTKSDDERDLERLGSFIKELNNVEKIEVLPYHKLGVYKWEALGLEYPLKDIEPPNEEKTEWAYRILAGL; this is translated from the coding sequence ATGCACGGCAACATTCATTCAATCGAGACATTCGGTACAGTAGACGGACCTGGCATCCGGTATGTTATTTTTACACAGGGGTGCCTCCTGCGCTGTCAATTTTGCCATAATGCAGATACTTGGGAAATTGGAACTGGGAAGCAAATGTCCGTTTCAGAAATCATGAATGACCTGCAATCCTATCTCCCTTTCTTCGAGGCTTCCGGAGGCGGCATCACAGTCAGCGGCGGTGAACCTTTGCTGCAGCTTCCATTCCTTATAGAGCTTTTTAAAGAATGCAAGAAACTTGGCATTCACACTGCCATAGATTCATCAGGAGGCTGCTATTCCAGCTCCCCGCTTTTCCAGACGCAGCTGAAAGAGCTTATGAGCTATACAGACCTCGTGCTGCTGGATTTGAAGCATATTGATAGGGAGAAACATAAAAAACTGACAGGACTTACAAATGAACACATTCTTCAATTTGCCCGGTATCTGTCTGACCATCAGGTGCCTGTGTGGATCCGCCATGTGCTGGTGCCAACAAAGTCTGATGATGAACGGGATTTGGAACGATTAGGAAGCTTTATTAAAGAATTGAACAATGTGGAAAAAATCGAGGTTCTCCCCTACCACAAGCTTGGTGTATATAAATGGGAAGCGCTTGGCTTGGAATATCCGCTGAAGGATATTGAGCCTCCGAACGAGGAAAAAACGGAATGGGCTTATCGGATTTTGGCTGGGTTATAG